From the Nocardiopsis changdeensis genome, one window contains:
- a CDS encoding alpha/beta fold hydrolase, protein MPSQTPRPSPPLRRPALVRLLSGLAAAVLAAVLLTPAPAAAAIGSEIRYVTITSHDGTEIKAKVITPTGVEGPHPLLVMPSAWATPHLLYVGAGARLAQESGYQVVTYSSRGFWDSGGAIEVAGPEDRADASAVIDWALENTDSDPERIGMAGISYGGGISLLTAAEDDRIKAVASLSGWADLRESLYPNETVDVQSAELLLGAAALTGRKGETLQNVERAYRRGDIQPALDMAPDRSAATKVDRLNANGTAVMMAHGWNDGMFPVGHITDFYGELTGPKRLMIAPGDHATQEIFGAAGLPDEIWAGVGDWFDHHLKGEDNGVDTADPVMVKPNNGRGTWTSYPDWESVTGGEQTFYLGEPSTDWARWQNSGAMGADPDTGWDYRVRTGIGTTAESGTVMLSGALQQFFDVPTGVLLPTVDRYRAGVWTSPAYPDGARVAGTPEATFTFTPTASTQSVFVYLYAIDAGGRGALLSHAPYTLRDASPGAPVTVTTELSPVVWDVPAGHRLSVVVDTRDLRYDSKSTIGNRVTVSSPEAEPTRVTIPFS, encoded by the coding sequence ATGCCTTCCCAGACCCCGCGTCCCTCTCCCCCGCTCCGCCGCCCCGCCCTCGTCCGGCTGCTGTCCGGGCTCGCGGCGGCCGTACTGGCCGCGGTCCTGCTGACCCCGGCACCGGCCGCCGCGGCGATCGGCTCCGAGATCCGCTACGTGACCATCACCAGCCACGACGGCACCGAGATCAAGGCCAAGGTCATCACGCCCACCGGCGTCGAGGGCCCGCACCCCCTGCTGGTCATGCCGTCCGCCTGGGCCACCCCGCACCTGCTGTACGTGGGCGCCGGGGCCCGGCTCGCCCAGGAGTCCGGCTACCAGGTCGTCACCTACTCCTCGCGCGGCTTCTGGGACTCCGGCGGCGCCATCGAGGTGGCCGGCCCCGAGGACCGGGCCGACGCCAGCGCGGTCATCGATTGGGCCCTGGAGAACACCGACTCCGACCCCGAGCGCATCGGCATGGCCGGGATCTCCTACGGCGGCGGCATCAGCCTGCTCACCGCGGCCGAGGACGACCGGATCAAGGCGGTGGCCTCGCTCAGCGGCTGGGCCGACCTCCGGGAGTCGCTCTACCCCAACGAGACGGTCGACGTGCAGTCCGCCGAGCTGCTGCTGGGCGCCGCCGCGCTGACCGGCCGCAAGGGCGAGACCCTCCAGAACGTGGAGCGCGCCTACCGGCGCGGGGACATCCAGCCCGCCCTGGACATGGCCCCCGACCGGTCGGCCGCCACCAAGGTCGACCGGCTCAACGCCAACGGCACCGCCGTGATGATGGCCCACGGCTGGAACGACGGCATGTTCCCGGTCGGGCACATCACCGACTTCTACGGCGAGCTGACCGGCCCCAAGCGGCTCATGATCGCCCCCGGCGACCACGCCACCCAGGAGATCTTCGGCGCGGCCGGGCTGCCCGACGAGATCTGGGCGGGGGTCGGCGACTGGTTCGACCACCACCTCAAGGGCGAGGACAACGGCGTGGACACCGCCGACCCGGTGATGGTCAAGCCCAACAACGGGCGCGGGACCTGGACCTCGTACCCGGACTGGGAGTCGGTGACCGGCGGCGAGCAGACCTTCTACCTGGGCGAGCCCAGCACGGACTGGGCCCGCTGGCAGAACAGCGGCGCCATGGGCGCCGACCCCGACACCGGGTGGGACTACCGGGTGCGCACCGGGATCGGCACCACCGCGGAGAGCGGGACCGTGATGCTGAGCGGCGCCCTCCAGCAGTTCTTCGACGTGCCCACGGGGGTGCTGCTGCCCACCGTGGACCGCTACCGGGCCGGGGTGTGGACGAGCCCGGCCTACCCGGACGGCGCCCGGGTGGCGGGCACCCCGGAGGCGACGTTCACGTTCACGCCCACCGCGAGCACGCAGTCGGTGTTCGTGTACCTGTACGCGATCGACGCCGGCGGCCGGGGCGCCCTGCTCTCGCACGCCCCCTACACACTGCGCGACGCGAGCCCGGGCGCACCGGTGACGGTGACGACCGAGCTGTCGCCGGTGGTGTGGGACGTGCCCGCCGGGCACCGGCTGTCCGTCGTGGTGGACACCCGCGACCTGCGCTACGACAGCAAGAGCACGATCGGGAACCGGGTGACGGTGTCCTCCCCCGAGGCCGAGCCCACCCGGGTGACCATTCCCTTCTCCTGA